One segment of Amycolatopsis alba DSM 44262 DNA contains the following:
- the opcA gene encoding glucose-6-phosphate dehydrogenase assembly protein OpcA has protein sequence MIIDLPSTTTSQLNKKLVEIREQGGQVALGRVLTLVIVADDDDRLEEAIEAANEASREHPSRVIVVAKGARTAAPRIDGQIRVGGDAGASEVIVLRLYGPLASQGQSAVVPLLLPDAPIVTWWPGTGPKAPAKDPLGELAQRRITDSAAEKAPIRALTTRAKSYVEGDTDLAWTRLTSWRAQLVSALDLPPHEKVTGATVTGEADSPSTELLAGWLAEYLKVPVKRVKSTGAAGIISVTLDRRSGPVELHRPDGRVGTLTQPGQPTRRIALQRRDNKDCLIEELRRLDPDEVYEASLNGLSKISSGTAAKAAPAKKAAPAKKTPAKTAKSAS, from the coding sequence GTGATCATCGACCTGCCGTCGACCACGACGTCGCAGCTGAACAAGAAACTCGTCGAGATCCGCGAACAGGGCGGGCAGGTGGCGCTCGGCCGGGTGCTGACGCTGGTCATAGTGGCCGACGACGACGACCGGCTCGAAGAGGCGATCGAGGCCGCCAACGAGGCCAGCCGGGAGCACCCCTCGCGGGTGATCGTGGTGGCCAAGGGCGCGCGGACCGCGGCACCGCGGATCGACGGCCAGATCCGGGTCGGCGGCGACGCCGGCGCGAGCGAGGTCATCGTCCTGCGGCTCTACGGCCCGCTGGCCTCGCAGGGGCAGAGCGCGGTCGTGCCGCTGCTGCTGCCGGACGCGCCGATCGTCACCTGGTGGCCGGGCACCGGCCCGAAGGCACCGGCCAAGGATCCGCTCGGTGAGCTGGCGCAGCGCCGGATCACCGACTCTGCGGCGGAAAAGGCGCCCATAAGAGCACTCACCACGCGGGCGAAGTCCTATGTGGAGGGTGACACCGATCTGGCGTGGACCCGGCTGACCAGCTGGCGCGCGCAGCTCGTTTCCGCCTTGGACCTTCCGCCGCACGAGAAGGTCACCGGCGCGACCGTGACCGGTGAGGCCGACTCGCCGTCGACCGAACTGCTCGCCGGCTGGCTGGCCGAGTACCTCAAGGTGCCGGTCAAGCGGGTCAAGAGCACCGGTGCCGCGGGCATCATCTCGGTGACGCTGGACCGGCGGTCCGGCCCGGTGGAACTGCACCGGCCGGACGGACGGGTCGGCACGCTGACCCAGCCTGGCCAGCCGACGCGCCGGATCGCCCTGCAGCGGCGGGACAACAAGGACTGCCTGATCGAGGAGCTGCGGCGGCTCGACCCGGACGAGGTCTACGAGGCTTCGCTGAACGGGCTCTCCAAGATCTCGTCGGGCACCGCGGCGAAGGCCGCTCCGGCGAAGAAGGCGGCTCCGGCCAAGAAGACGCCCGCCAAGACCGCGAAGAGCGCCTCATGA
- the zwf gene encoding glucose-6-phosphate dehydrogenase: MTRAWNNPLRDPRDKRLPRIAGPSSLVIFGVTGDLARKKLMPAIYDLAHRGLLPAGFSLVGFARRDWEHQDFGELVHDSVKEHARTPFKESVWNRLAEGIRFVQGTFDDDDAFDRLAQTVKDLDAERGTGGNTAFYLSIPPSAFPVVTKQLARSGLADASDDTWRRVVIEKPFGRDLKSAKELNEIVNDVFPEESVFRIDHYLGKETVQNLLALRFANQLFEPIWNANYVDHVQITMAEDIGLGGRAGYYDGIGAARDVIQNHLLQLLALTAMEEPVSFAPRALRAEKVKVLSATKPLGPLDETTARGQYAGGWQGGMKVPSLLQEGGFAKDSTTETYAAVTLEVQNRRWAGVPFYLRTGKRLGRRVTEIAVVFKRAPHLPFDSTSTEELGQNALVIRVQPDEGITLRFGSKVPGTTMEVRDVTMDFGYGHAFTESSPEAYERLILDVLLGEPSLFPVNEEVELSWEILDPILDHWAKKGAPEAYPPGSWGPPSADAMLERTGRNWRRP; the protein is encoded by the coding sequence GCGACAAGCGGCTGCCGAGGATCGCCGGGCCGTCCAGCCTGGTGATCTTCGGGGTGACCGGTGACCTCGCCCGCAAGAAGCTGATGCCGGCGATCTACGACCTCGCCCACCGCGGGCTGCTGCCCGCCGGGTTCTCCCTCGTCGGGTTCGCCCGCCGGGACTGGGAGCACCAGGACTTCGGCGAGCTCGTGCACGACTCGGTCAAGGAGCACGCGCGGACGCCGTTCAAGGAGTCGGTGTGGAACCGGCTCGCCGAAGGCATCCGGTTCGTCCAGGGCACCTTCGACGACGACGACGCGTTCGACAGGCTCGCGCAGACGGTCAAGGACCTCGACGCCGAGCGCGGGACCGGTGGCAACACCGCGTTCTACCTGTCGATCCCGCCGAGCGCGTTCCCGGTGGTGACCAAGCAGCTCGCCCGCTCCGGCCTCGCCGACGCGAGCGACGACACCTGGCGCCGCGTCGTCATCGAGAAGCCGTTCGGCCGCGATCTCAAGAGCGCGAAGGAGCTCAACGAGATCGTGAACGACGTCTTCCCCGAGGAGTCGGTGTTCCGCATCGACCACTACCTCGGCAAGGAGACGGTGCAGAACCTGCTGGCGCTGCGGTTCGCGAACCAGCTGTTCGAGCCGATCTGGAACGCCAACTACGTCGACCACGTGCAGATCACCATGGCCGAGGACATCGGTCTCGGCGGCCGCGCGGGGTACTACGACGGCATCGGCGCCGCACGCGACGTCATCCAGAACCACCTGTTGCAGCTCCTCGCGCTGACCGCGATGGAGGAGCCGGTCTCGTTCGCGCCGCGCGCTCTCCGCGCGGAGAAGGTCAAGGTGCTCTCGGCGACGAAGCCCCTCGGCCCGCTCGACGAGACCACCGCGCGCGGGCAGTACGCGGGTGGCTGGCAGGGCGGCATGAAGGTGCCGAGCCTGCTGCAGGAAGGCGGCTTCGCGAAGGACTCGACCACCGAGACCTACGCCGCGGTGACGCTCGAGGTGCAGAACCGCCGCTGGGCGGGCGTGCCGTTCTACCTGCGCACCGGCAAGCGGCTGGGCCGCCGGGTCACCGAGATCGCCGTGGTGTTCAAACGGGCGCCGCATCTGCCGTTCGACTCGACCTCGACCGAGGAGCTGGGCCAGAACGCGCTGGTGATCCGGGTGCAGCCCGACGAGGGCATCACGCTGCGGTTCGGGTCGAAGGTGCCGGGGACCACGATGGAGGTCCGCGACGTCACCATGGACTTCGGCTACGGACACGCGTTCACCGAGTCCTCGCCGGAGGCCTACGAGCGGCTCATCCTGGACGTGCTGCTCGGCGAACCGTCCCTGTTCCCGGTGAACGAAGAGGTCGAACTGTCCTGGGAGATCCTGGACCCGATCCTCGACCACTGGGCCAAGAAGGGCGCGCCCGAGGCGTACCCGCCCGGTTCGTGGGGACCGCCGTCCGCCGACGCAATGCTGGAACGTACCGGCCGGAACTGGAGGCGTCCGTGA